CACTTGATGCAGCGATCCCTTGGATATTAAGAGTCATTATTCTCCTAATCCTTCGTTTTTCATAGTTTCTTCGATAGCTGCTAGTGCTTGAGCTGCATCATCACCATTTGCAGTGACCTTAATTTCCGCGCCTTGTTGAATTCCTAAAGACATAACACCCATGATTGATTTTAAGTTAACGTTTTTTCCGTTATACTCTAAGTTAATGTCAGAACCGAATTTGCTTGCAGTGTTTACAAGTAGAGTTGCTGGACGAGCATGAATTCCTGAGTCGCTAGTTACTTTAAAGATTTTTTCCATGATAATTTATCTCCTTTAAATACAGTATTTTTTTAGTTGTATAGACGTGAGTACTACATCATCTATTGTATATAATAGGCGATGTTCGGTCAACCACATCGCCTATTATAATTATAAACATTTTGCTTCAAATTCCTACTGAATGTCAATAATAGCGTTTTCGCCCTTCTTAACATTTCCATCTTTTTTCAATTCGACTTGTTGCCCTTGTTGTAAATTCGTAAAGACGATTGGTGTAATAATAGATGGTGCATTTTCTTTTACAAATGCAAGATCTACTTTTAATAATGGTTGTCCTTGCTTCACTTTATCACCTTGTGCTACAAGTGCTTCAAAGCCTTCACCATTTAATTTTACAGTATCAATACCGAAGTGGATTAAAATTTCTTTTCCGCCTTCAGACTGAATACCAATCGCATGTTTTGTAGGGAATACATTTACAATCTCACCATTAACCGGAGAAACTACTGTTCCTTCTGTTGGCTCAATCGCAAATCCATCTCCCATCATTTTTCCTGAGAATACTTGGTCAGGTACTTCTGTAATCGGTAAGATTTTTCCTTCAATTGGTGAAACGATTGTTTCATTTTCATCAACCTGTTGAGGAGCTTCTTCCGCTTTTACAGGCGCTTCTTTTTCAACATGAGGTGTACGACCTGACATAATATCATGAATTTGTGATTTTAATGTGTCAGATTTCGGTCCGAAAATAGCTTGAATGTTATTTCCAACTTCAAGTACACCGGCTGCTCCAAGCTCTTTTAAGCGGTCTTTATTTACATTTTTTTGTTCGTTAACTTGAACGCGTAAACGAGTAATACAAGCATCTAACGAAGCAATGTTTTCTTTACCACCAAGTGCTACTAATACTTCACGTGGAAGTTCTCCTGCTTCTGTTTTCCCTGCGCCTTCATTAGCATTCGCTACTTCACGACCAGGTGTTTTTAAGTTCCATTTACGGATTGCGAAACGGAATCCGAAGTAGTAAATAACTGCTAGTACAAGACCAACAATAATTACCCACCACCATGCCGTACGACCTGGTAGTACACCGAATAATATGAAGTCAATTAAACCACCAGAGAATGTCATACCAATTTTAACACCTAAAATTTGCATTGTCATAAATGATAGACCAGCGAATACTGCATGAATTCCGAATAATACTGGTGCTACGAATAAGAATGAAAATTCAAGCGGTTCTGTAATACCTGTTAAGAAAGATGTTAATGCAGCAGATCCTAAAATACCAGCTGCTAATTTTTTATTTTCTGGACGTGCTTCATGGTACATTGCTAAAGCTGCTGCTGGAAGACCGAACATCATGAACGGATACTTACCAGTTGTAAATGTACCAGCTGTTAATTCTACGCCATCTTTTAACTGTGCCATAAAGATTTTTTGGTCACCACGGATTAATTCGCCAGCTGCATTTGTATACTGACCGAATTCGAACCAGAACGGTGAATAGAAAATATGATGTAATCCAAATGGAATTAATGAACGTTCAATTAAACCAAATATAAATGCTGCTAACGTTCTATTTGCATCAATCATTTGATGTGAGAACGTATTTAAGCCACCTTGAATGTATGGCCAAACGAAACACATGATAATACCTACTACTAATGAGAATGTTGCAGTTGCGATCGGTACGAAACGCTTACCTGCAAAGAAACCTAAGTATGATGGTAATTCAATATTGAAGTATTTATTATAACAATATGCCGCTACTATCCCGACGATAATACCACCAAACACTCCTGTTTGCAGCGTTGGAATTCCTAATACGTTTGCATATGCTGGATCTGAAAATCCAATTTTCACTGGATCTGTTCCAGTGCTTGTTACTTTCACTAGTTTATCTACTTCTAAGAACACACTCATCGTTTTGTTCATAATTAAGTAGCCGACGAACGCTGCTAAACCAGCTACTCCGTCTCCACCAGCTAAACCGATTGCTACCCCAACTGCGAATAATAGCGCAAGGTTAGCGAAAATAATATCACCCGATTGTTCCATAATTTTTGCAACCATTACGAACCAATCTGCTTTTAAAGCAGGGATAACATTTGTTAGTTGTGGATTTTGAAATGCATTACCAAATCCAAGTAAAATACCTGCTGCCGGTAAAATCGCTACTGGAAGCATAAGCGCTTTTCCGACTTTTTGAAGAACACCAAAGATCTTCTTAAACATGGAAACCCTTCCTCTCTTATCTATATTGATACTTTTCGACAAACGCCAAAAAGGCATGAGGAAAAAAAAGATAGAACGATAGCTATACAAAGGGTAGTATGTCCCTTTCTTTAGCTTACATTCCCAACTTTTCTCCACTCATGCCTGATCGAATCAGTAACACGTGTCAAAAATAGGATTACGTATAAGTTCACTATAATTAAAGCAAACGTTTTCGTTATTTACCTTAATGTGTTTGTCGAATTTTG
This Bacillus mycoides DNA region includes the following protein-coding sequences:
- the ptsH gene encoding phosphocarrier protein HPr, whose product is MEKIFKVTSDSGIHARPATLLVNTASKFGSDINLEYNGKNVNLKSIMGVMSLGIQQGAEIKVTANGDDAAQALAAIEETMKNEGLGE
- the ptsG gene encoding PTS glucose transporter subunit IIABC, with product MFKKIFGVLQKVGKALMLPVAILPAAGILLGFGNAFQNPQLTNVIPALKADWFVMVAKIMEQSGDIIFANLALLFAVGVAIGLAGGDGVAGLAAFVGYLIMNKTMSVFLEVDKLVKVTSTGTDPVKIGFSDPAYANVLGIPTLQTGVFGGIIVGIVAAYCYNKYFNIELPSYLGFFAGKRFVPIATATFSLVVGIIMCFVWPYIQGGLNTFSHQMIDANRTLAAFIFGLIERSLIPFGLHHIFYSPFWFEFGQYTNAAGELIRGDQKIFMAQLKDGVELTAGTFTTGKYPFMMFGLPAAALAMYHEARPENKKLAAGILGSAALTSFLTGITEPLEFSFLFVAPVLFGIHAVFAGLSFMTMQILGVKIGMTFSGGLIDFILFGVLPGRTAWWWVIIVGLVLAVIYYFGFRFAIRKWNLKTPGREVANANEGAGKTEAGELPREVLVALGGKENIASLDACITRLRVQVNEQKNVNKDRLKELGAAGVLEVGNNIQAIFGPKSDTLKSQIHDIMSGRTPHVEKEAPVKAEEAPQQVDENETIVSPIEGKILPITEVPDQVFSGKMMGDGFAIEPTEGTVVSPVNGEIVNVFPTKHAIGIQSEGGKEILIHFGIDTVKLNGEGFEALVAQGDKVKQGQPLLKVDLAFVKENAPSIITPIVFTNLQQGQQVELKKDGNVKKGENAIIDIQ